A region of the Callithrix jacchus isolate 240 chromosome 5, calJac240_pri, whole genome shotgun sequence genome:
CAGGGGACTCAGCTCAtgccatcttcccttctctcctcctaTGGCCCTGTAGCAGTGCCTCTCCCTCTGGCTGTCTCTGAAAAGTCCTTACTCAGccttgtgtattttctctttctgatagAGAGCCCAGGACTCTCCAGGTGTCCACCTCAGCAATGGCCCAGGACACGAGCCTGTTGCCGTCATGACCTTTGACCTCACCAAGATTACAAAGTATGGGGTTGGCCTAGTCCTTGCCCCAGTCCTCTGGCCCTGCCCTCTCTCTGTCAGctcttctctttccctgtcttcctttccttctttatctGTGAACAACACCTCCCCCAAACCCACACTGGCTCTCAAAGAGCACATGACATACACAGTCTTTCCTTCTGCACCCTTCCAGAACCTCCTCCTCCTTTGAGATTCGAACGTGGGACCCAGAGGGAGTGATTTTTTATGGGGATACCAACCCTAAGGATGACTGGTTTATGCTGGGACTTCGGGATGGCAGGCCTGAGATCCAACTGCACAATCCCTGGGCCCAGCTTACGGTGGGTGCTGGACCACGGCTGGATGATGGGAGATGGCACCAGGTAAGCTACCTTTGGTCCCCAGGGGAGGGATATGTGGAGCTGGTCTGAGGAAATGGAACGAAACCAAGTTATTGGGCATCCCTTTACCActgtcatctcatttaatccacacGAAACCCCACACAGTAGCTATTCTTGGTCCCATCTTATCTGTTGGGAGTTCTAAGGCTCAGTCAGTAGGTAAATGATAAGACCTTAGTGAACCAAGGCCAAGGATGCCAGCTGAGTCTTTAAGGCATGTTCTTTCCACTGTAGTACGAGGCTGCCTCCCAGGAAGGTGGCAGAGACAGATCCCAGGGGCCTCTGATTCTGCTTCCCACCTTCCTGCAGGTGGAAGTCAAGATTGATGGGGACTCTGTGCTGCTGAGGGTGGATGGGGAGGAGGTGCTGTGCCTGAGACAGGTCTCTGGGCCCCTGGCCAGCAAAGACCATCCTACCATGAGGATTGCGGTTGGGGGGCTGCTCTTCCCTTCTTCCAACCTTCGGTTGCCGGTAACTACATCACAGGGGTGGAACCCTAGCCAAGTCTTGGTAAAGCATGCTGGGTGGGTGGCCGTGGGAATCAAAGTCCATGCTTTTAGGGAGAGGGGATGGGTTGAGAGCTGCAAGGGGGAGGCCAGATGCTCAGAGGGGAGTAAACTGAGGCGGGGAGGCCGGGACTGGGCTCCTATGACCTGATTTCTACATCCCCATATCTTACCTCCATCACACTCCAGCTCATTCCTGCCCTGGATGGCTGCCTGCGCCAGGATTCCTGGCTGGACAAACAGGCCGAGATCTCAGCATCTGCCCCGACTAACCTCAGAAGCTGTGATGTAGAATCAAATCCTGGGATATTTCTCCCTCCAGGGACTCATGCAGAATTCAATCTCCGAGGTAGATTTCCTTGGAGCCTATTTTCCCCACCTTGGCCAGCTTGGCCTGCCTCTGTCTTCCTCCGCCACTGACCCCTTTCCTCCTTGAAGTCCTAGCTTTGAGGCCTCAGGATAATCATTTCTCCCCACAGACATTCCCCAGCCTCATGCAGAGCCCTGGGCTTTCTCTCTGGACCTGGGACTTGAGCAGGCAGCAGGCTCAGGCCACCTCCTTGTCCTTGGGACACCGGAGAACCCATCTTGGCTCAGTCTCTACCTCCAAGATCAAGTAAAGGGGGAGAATGGGGCACTGCCTGTATTCAGTGGAGCCTGGAGCAATGAGGGAAGAGAGCAgtccaaaatgtcaa
Encoded here:
- the SHBG gene encoding sex hormone-binding globulin isoform X1; translation: MESRGPLATSRLLLLLLLLATHQGWALRPILPTQRAQDSPGVHLSNGPGHEPVAVMTFDLTKITKTSSSFEIRTWDPEGVIFYGDTNPKDDWFMLGLRDGRPEIQLHNPWAQLTVGAGPRLDDGRWHQVEVKIDGDSVLLRVDGEEVLCLRQVSGPLASKDHPTMRIAVGGLLFPSSNLRLPLIPALDGCLRQDSWLDKQAEISASAPTNLRSCDVESNPGIFLPPGTHAEFNLRDIPQPHAEPWAFSLDLGLEQAAGSGHLLVLGTPENPSWLSLYLQDQKVVLSSGSGPGLDLPLVLGLPLQLKLSMSRVILSQGLKMEVLALPSLGPAPLLNLWDQPQGRLFLGALPGEDSSTSFCLNGLWAQGQRLDVDRALNRSHDIWTHSCPQNPGNGTDASH
- the SHBG gene encoding sex hormone-binding globulin isoform X3 translates to MGIPTLRMTGLCWDFGMAGLRSNCTIPGPSLRWVLCLRQVSGPLASKDHPTMRIAVGGLLFPSSNLRLPLIPALDGCLRQDSWLDKQAEISASAPTNLRSCDVESNPGIFLPPGTHAEFNLRDIPQPHAEPWAFSLDLGLEQAAGSGHLLVLGTPENPSWLSLYLQDQKVVLSSGSGPGLDLPLVLGLPLQLKLSMSRVILSQGLKMEVLALPSLGPAPLLNLWDQPQGRLFLGALPGEDSSTSFCLNGLWAQGQRLDVDRALNRSHDIWTHSCPQNPGNGTDASH
- the SHBG gene encoding sex hormone-binding globulin isoform X2, whose product is MESRGPLATSRLLLLLLLLATHQGWALRPILPTQRAQDSPGVHLSNGPGHEPVAVMTFDLTKITKTSSSFEIRTWDPEGVIFYGDTNPKDDWFMLGLRDGRPEIQLHNPWAQLTVGAGPRLDDGRWHQLIPALDGCLRQDSWLDKQAEISASAPTNLRSCDVESNPGIFLPPGTHAEFNLRDIPQPHAEPWAFSLDLGLEQAAGSGHLLVLGTPENPSWLSLYLQDQKVVLSSGSGPGLDLPLVLGLPLQLKLSMSRVILSQGLKMEVLALPSLGPAPLLNLWDQPQGRLFLGALPGEDSSTSFCLNGLWAQGQRLDVDRALNRSHDIWTHSCPQNPGNGTDASH